Part of the Nicotiana tabacum cultivar K326 chromosome 20, ASM71507v2, whole genome shotgun sequence genome, tttacgttatttcttctattttttattattaaacagttttaattaataatcaggctttaaatatatttcctaataatctggttaaggcgttatttaatatgtcgctataatatgcctagttatgccaaatgacagtgatttacagaataatattacatgaataacctaaatacaatacaaaaaaaaaaaattaaactaaattaaaaatttaacactccattcttcatttcagcttacaaaatgccaaaattacagttgtgtacctgatattgtcaatataagatgaagaaagtcagcaacgtaatacgtaacacagcaacaacaacaataaccagcaataaccagtcaacgaaaatcccagtgacagatttgaaaaattcaaaataaaatccaggaatgccgaaaataatggacagaaaccaagggaaattttcagatttttgaaaggctagttaatcttcaacccttaatttctacacctgtataccagaatatttatcaggtgtgtactactttctcttctaattttcaacttttttatttttatttttctttgtatgttttttcttttcttgagagtttcaatgttttttcggaataaatgttcagctctttttttttctaatctcTCCTTTTTCTCTCTGTCTGTCTCTCCTCCAtatatctgatttcaagacttctacttatatcccatcccataaatcttttaatcaattaaaatcaacccattttctctaccaaacccattatcttcccactcatccccattacattaaataaacatatcacaccaccccattatattttgtcccccatgcctaacataaaataatgcaagattccccccactaaattttgtcttgtcccccctttatattaaataaccatatcacaacccaccccatttcattttgtcccccatgcttcaaataaacaattacaaaatgtacaattcctaaactacccctcacgaccttactgaaattaccaaactacccttgaacgtactacaaattaccaaactacccatcagctataacacatcatttaatcaaacataaccaaaatatatacaatatgattaatttctaacaatgttcaaacaacaaatttcatgaacatgatttcttcaacatttcaacaacaaagcacatgaacatgatttcaacaacatttcaacaacaaatcacatgaacacaaattgaacaacaaagaacaactaaaatttgattgaacaatattttagcaacaaacaatcctattttcagattcaacaacaacaacaaacaagtatatttagatttttaaattcaataatattgaacttaaaatcaactactctaacaacattacaacaaacaattcctatcttaaacttaaacaagattatgagacaaattcaagagataatcataaatgataaacaaaaaatcaaactatacacatttcggattcaagatcaaacaaacataatatgaacatgaattaaatctaaaaatcaaaacgatggattcaaatgattaaaaccaacatacttcctttattacaactaaattcttttaggcaaatgacaaaacaaaacctaagaagaaacaattatgaacttaagcttgaacttaacaatattaataatttccggaaaatacataaaatacatgaaacaaattgaagaaacaattaattaaacttcaatttgtatctaactaatattaaactaacaaatattcatttaaacaataatacaaacatgaaataaacatgaaaacaactaattaaacttctattttgaaatctgaaaattaattttaacaaagcacatgaacatgaacaaactagaaaaaatgatttcaacgataaacaacgaacaaaacaagaatcaaatatttaacgattttaacttttagaaatataaaacgaaatatggacaaaataaaactcaaaaataactAACCGAagatgaatcaacgaagaactttgattgtaaacaaatctgtccgagcctcgaccaaagctcgaacaaatgacgacgaagatgaagagaagatgaagcagcccgtagctactgccgcgacgagcagcagcagcagtccgtccAACACATGCTgtgacgagcagcagcagcacgacgtcgagacagcagcagtagcggcggcgacaggcagcagcagcggcggcgacaggcagcagcaCAGCACagacagccatggacgacgacatggtcgacgtcgaagctcgtccatggctgtgtccgtttggttgtttggttgagacagAAGCAGCAACGACGGGGCTTCGAACAACAGAAGGAACAAACAACGGGCTGGTCGACACACAAGCAGAAGCAACTGGTGGCGACGACGGACTGTTTTgccggagaagatgaagctcgaccaaacgacgacgaactagagcaacaatggtggacgaagaagatgaagtgcttGGGCAGCAGCTGTTTGGACGATGAGGGTGTGTCGAAGAAGAAggtgaagggcagccatggatgcttggttggagctttggaggaagaagaagaagataggaggagGGGGGGGATGGTTTagattttagggttttcttcttttagtttttgttttgttttgtaaaatgtaagacaaaggggtttgggtcttttgggttatggactgggtcgacccagttcgaaatggactgggtcgtagggaagattgggccatttttcgggcctgtggcttgaaatcgaggaagaggcccaattccgactttctttatatttttgttttttttcttcttcttttatttttctaaaactaaattataaaaatacttaaactattattaagaactaaattaaggtataaaagcgcaaattaactcccaataacaattaacgcacaattaagtaataattaagcataaaattgtatatttggacattaaatgctaaaaatgcaaacgatgcctatttttgtaatttttatttttgtaaaacaaatttaattactaacaattgtagaattaaatcctacatgcgaaaggcgacatatttttgtattttttattaatttagcaaataaacatgcacaaacaaatacaaataattattcaaaatgtcacaaaatatcacaaaaatggcacaccaagaaaaattattttatttttgaattttttgggagtaattctcatatagggcaaaaatcacgtgcttacagtattTATGGAAATTTTGCCAAACTTTTCGAATATAGATGACCCCTCACTTGGTAACATAGGTCTGCCTTTGATTACTAGAAATCATGAAGTTTTGATGAGTTGAAACACCTTAAGCAAATCTTACATACACTAAAAATGTAGGGAATACAAGGAAACATATCTTAAGTTTTGGTGACGTATTTTAAAATCGTGCCGATTAGGCTTAAAAATGGACGATGTCTAGCACAAAAAGGTGACTATATATGTTAAACATTGTTTCCCCAACTTTGCTTGTTATGGTTTCTGTGAGGTCCCAGAGTGGATGATCCATCTTTATCAAACTTCAATTCACTTCTCAGAGCATTTACCTAAGTATTTTACAAGACAAATAGAAGCTGCCAAATTCTGGCCTGAAATAACAGCATCGAATCAAATAATAAAATGCTCTATAATTCTTGCTAGCATTCAGATTCCTCTTTCCAACTTGACCTCCAATTCTTTATCATCTGAGGGGGGTGGATGCTGAGATTCAAATTAATAGATTTAGTGAAAATTGATTGACTTTATTTGGTAATCTTATTCGTTTAGCATTTAGAGGAGTTCAAATCATGACATGAGAGATTTCATGACAGTCATTGATGTTTAAGCATGGAATTCGAATTAACTATCATGATCCCGAATTAATGGCCcttttcattaattatacaaGCAAGATTGATTGAATTAGGTAATTAGTTCGCTTTTCTGTAAGTTATATATTCACTTATATGCCTTTATTGATAGCTGTTATATCGGAGAAAATTGGATTTTTAGAAAGAGCACAATTGCATACTATCCAGTTTGTGTGCGTGAATTCAATTTTTTTACGGACTATGGTCAATTTTCGAATGAAGTTTGTCAGAAgggtttaaaaagaaaaaaaagaggctCTTGTTACGgacgtttttttatttatttattcaatccaCCACCCAAGCTATACTGACCTGTGGTGGTGAGGGGTTTGGCCTGACCCGTACCTGTCTATAAGATAATCCAAAAGAATACACAGAGGAGGACATAAACCTTGGCCTCTAGAGATACATGTAGAATGAGTGATCTCATCCAAGTATATATTTTGGCAAAAGTAGAGTTTACATTGAGGGAGGACTCCTCTCTCATATTACTGATTGGAAACAAGATAAAAAGTTGCAAACTATAAGTGACTACAATGAAAGGAGTCTTAATCATTATCAAATGTAAAGTACCCATTCTTGAATTTGATTCTGAAGTGGACGTAGCCATACTGATTATTCTTCAATAAGGGTTTAGCCTTCCTTGGTAGATCTAAAGCCtgtgtgaagaacttctccatttTTGTCAGAACTCCAATACAGTCAGACCTCCTCCTGCTTCACCAGGATTACCTTTGCAACATCCATCAGTATTTAGCTTCAATATGTGAATAGTAGGTTTATACCACTTACATCTTGATGTCCAAATATTGCTTGGCGCTTTCCACTTTATCACACATGTCATGCCAATTATTGTTAGCTTTCAGAGAAGGGAAGTGACTATTTAGAATCAATCTAGTAAGCCAACTAACTTGATTAATGATTCTGTCAATGGAGATAGGGATGTCTTCAAATCTCTTACCGCATCTACTTTTCCAGATCTCCCAACAGATAATAGAAGGTGTACAGTAACTCATGGATTTTATTCTTTGGTTTGACAAGCCACCACTTGAAAACCATGGCTCTAACAGACTGCTGATGACAAGGAATCCCACAAGAATCCCTAAAAAACTGCCAAACTTGTTTCATCTCCTTCACAAAATAAGTGTTTAATGCTTTCCTGAGCGGGAAATTTTGCAACATTCACATTTAGAAGGTCCTTGAAACCCAAACCTCTGAATATTTTCATCGATAGGAAGTCTCGAGTATAGGAGCCTAAGCATAAAGAATGAAACTTTGAAGGGGAGTTTAGAATGCCAGATTTTCTTAAATGATAAAGAAAGATTCCTAGAAGCTCTACAAATTTTTCATGCTGATTTGCAAGTAAATTCACCACTTTCATCAGCAAGCCAAATAGGATAATCCTCCTTATTAGTATCAATCTTGATGTTAGCAATTTGTTGGCAAGATGATCAGGAAGAACCTTCCTGATGTCATGTAACTTCCATCTATTAGACTCAATTAAGCATGACACTTTAATACTTTTGGACCTGGTTCCTTGTGGAAGCTGTTTAGCCAAAGGACATATCCTGGACCAATTATCCCACCAGAATATGGGAGAAATTACCATTGCCTATCTTCCAAAGAATATGTTGTTCTATTTTGGTCTTGGATTCCACGAGTCTTCTCCATGTATGAGAATCTCTATATGACCATTTCTTCGCAACTGAATGAGATCTTTTACAGTATTTAGCCTCCAGGAAGTCCTTTAACATAGAAGACTTGGTTCTGAAGTTTCACCAATTCTTGACAGAGAAAGCATCACAATAACTCTGTATAGGTTTGAATCCTGCACCACCTTCCCTAGTTGGGAGGCACAGTTTCTTCCGTGCAATCCAGTGTTGTTTCTTCTTCCCCTTTGTTTCACCCTATTTAAAAATTAGCCAATTTGTCCAAATTTCAGCACTAAGTATCCTGAATTTTTGTATTCTAAATTTCTGAGCtactaatttgaaattcaggactaTGTGTCCTATATTTTTGAGCAGTTAATTTGAAATTCATGACTAAATATTTCTGAActgttaatttaaaattcaggacataaaattttaatttctggACACAATATTCGAACTTCAGGACGTTGTGTCCTGAAGTTTGAGGGAAtttggctaatctttaaatatattgtaaactgtgaatatattttaaacaacataTTTAAAAGTGGCTATCTGATGTCATTTTCACCAAATACAGGCTTGCATATAGACCAGGACTGCGGAGCAATAAAATGGCTACATATGCAAATAAATACCTGGATTCCTCCGGATCTGTTTAAGGTGGGTCCTTGAGTTTAAGTTGGGCTGATTCAAATTGGGCCGCATTCACAGCTTCTGAACTTCGGGTTTGGGCTTTAACATTTTCTTCTTCTCTGTTGAAGGCCTTTCCTCTTGCCTAACTGGTCTTCTAGTAATTTTACTCTTACATTAATTCCTATCAAACAAGAAGTAATTAATGTTCTATCACATAGACTCAAAGGCGGATATAGCATAGCAGTATTGGGTTCATCTGGACATTAGCGAAGCATAAATTTACatcttaaaattaattaaaattgttataaataggaGCTCTGAACCTGACTAATTAGAATCTTAATGGTTGAATCTATAGCTATAACTTTCAACCCACAACTTTACAACTATAGCTTTCAACCCACAATCTTAAAGGCTGAATCTGTAAATGCTATGAAGTAAAAGTCTTAAAGTCTGATCCATAGTTTTACCGTTAAACccacaattttaaaaatatatttcaatgctAAGAATCTTAATTAAAGGTTGAACTTACATCTATAGCTTTGAACCCAcagttttcaaaatatattttattactaaGAACCTTAATAGCTGAACTTATAACACTTAAATTATGAATCTGCCTTTGCATGAACTTGCATGGTAAAATATGTGACATGAAAGGGAACAGATCAAGATGGAGAAAGGAGGGTACAATTTACTCCAAAATTAAGCAGGTTTGGCAATATAAGTAACAACCAAATCTCTCCATCAAAACCCATTCTTCTATTTTCCATATTTTAGTTTGTTCTACTAAACTTACCCATAAAATAGTATAGTTGAATTTGTAATGTGGTTTATAGACACATAAATTTATTTGATCAGGGGCGTATGCAGGATTTTGTACAAGCGGTGTCGACATTTTAAGAAGTGAACCAGTAAACAAATTACTATAATGAGACAAAGCAGTGAAAGTAGAGAAAAAGGGGCTCAACAGAATCCCCTTCGTTAGAATATTATATTGCATAATTAGGATAAAAACATACAATTTTTTGTTATACGTAAGCAATTGAATCCCCTTGACAATAGAAAAGATTCTAGTAAAGTAGGAAAGGGGTTCAAGAGTTGCTATAAATCATATCTTAATCTCAATTGCGACATTCTAAAAGTAAATATTTATATTCCAAGATTACAAATCATTAATTATTAACACTTGTGCCAAAAGATAtttagaaaatataattaaattactTCAGGGGAAAAAAGAATCTAATATAGAATCATTCGCGATGAGCCGCTCAAGGTTGAAGCTGAGAAAGGAGAGTGCAGGATTGAAATAGGAAGTCAGAACTAAgtaaaacttaaaaaagaagaagCCAACAATCTATGTTTTTCTAGAATAATATTAAGACCCCTTTAAATTTTAAACAAGAAGTTCTTTTAGATTCTGTTTCATACGCTTTCTTCGAATTGCACTATAGCCTTTGCTTGTGCTTGGACCTGGTGTCATTCTGAGGTTTTTATTTGTcaaaataattgaaaaattaaCTGCCTATGCAGGGAATAGAACCTGCGACGTGCATCATGGGCAGGAATGTAGCAATATAGTTCCGCCCctaaatttgatccaaaaaatataaataaataagaacaTAAATAATATTACTAAAATAACTTGAAGAATAATACAAGTATGCTTGTGGACTTAGCTTCTCCAGAAGCAATGATGAGAACAATGTCAAGAACAATATAAAGGAAGTAGATCGTTAGAATAAGAACAAAATATAACTTTTTGCGTACAAAATATTTCGTGTCACACTATGGATACaaattctcctatttatagctatattcagggagataaaatactcaaatcAAGCTCTCATTTTAATGAGAATAAAACCCTTCTTGATGGAAATTGATAAAATTCAACGGGATTTTTATGGAATTCATCCCCTGACAAGAAAAAACTCCATATGATTAATTGGAACACCGTTACAAGGGATAAGTGCATGGGCAGTCTGGGAATAAGAAAAGCTGAAAGTAAAAATCTTGCCCTACTCATGAGTTTAGTATGAAGACTAATAAACAATCCAAAACCACTATGGACAAAGGTGATCTCTAGTAAATACGCTAATACTTGGGGAAATCCTCCAAATGCTCACACTTGGAAAAACATCCTTCGAGGAGTGGTACTATTGCAACATTGGTACAAGATGGGATACTAAGAACAAGTCCCCCCAAATGTTTGGAATTCCAACTGGATTCCTAACGTAAGAAACCTTAGAAACGCAATCGCGGGGCCCCAAACGGAGTATGAGGATAACCTTACAATAAATCAAATTAGGAAGCAGGGTCAATGGAATTTCACAAAAATCTCATTCAATCTCCCTACTCGAATAATTGATAACATCAACGCTATCACATCTCCTAAGGAAAAATTTTCGAGTATAAACAACGTCTGGAGCCCGTCCTCAAGCGGCCTGTTCTCGGCCTCTTCGTGCTATCAAATCATTAACGAGGAGGAAAAACATGACATAGACTTCAGCTAGAGTTGGAATTTACGATGCCCAAACAAGACCAAAATTTTCATTTGGAAGTGCTACCATAATAGACTTCCTACATGATCTTACTTGGCAAAATAGGGATCAACATCGACCCAATATGCCTATTCTGCAaaaaggaaagattatcagattcccggtaacggaaccaatttgtttaaccaaaaatctgagtccttggtcaaagctaaaagagaaattcgggttactgataatcaggagacaaaaaataaaatacttttgagaacaatggtagaaggtaaatagataagtatttcaatgaattctcaatagtattccgtgtccttacaaatgatgatacttcttccttttatagttcattctaggtaaaggaataaagcctcagctttaatgatataatcatgagcaataaatgacattaaataagccgttatacaatcattcctattaaataccaactttataacgtatcagacatttaataatgaatttggactcctttctgtcatctgatcattgctttcaatgccttctaatccgttggctgtaaacAATTTAAATTGGTATGAGACTCGTATCAATACGTAGTCTCGTgcttatttaaattcttcttctcGTGGCTGTTTtcaccgtgcctcttagtcaattgctgttctttgaccattcaactaatccacgtgtcatgccacatcatttttaatataaattcagtttttttccaatacagatagtccccccactttccattttttttatcaattaaataattgggaagtggatcttcatgtaaaaagaacttttgccacaattaatgctcatgacagtactaacgtctcagCAGTCTTTCCCATTTAATGTTCTATCCATGTGTCATTTTATAATTGATTCCGCTATTCATACCCTTCttcgagacttcttcattctcactatttacgaagtgatagctgcctttattataggcttttcatcattatacttaaaaagttgacggttcccattttacacataactttgtcttcctttgccttcttcacaaatcttcagcacatactttcttcttaacaatgtcttcttcaaaccctaaccgtaaaaaagttTCAATTCTAGATCAGttccccaacgcccctgttagacacagaagaggcggaggaagTAGGCCtcgaacagggttagaatctacgcgaggcggttcctctggttcttcttcaaggagttttatcccaaaagccccttcttctaaaagtagggaaattcttgatatttctcaagaaccctcagttgatgatatagttcccggcgatttgtcttttgaaagtgacaaaacgtctcttgaaaaacaaattaaaaatttagaaagagcCGATACTTACCCAACATTAGTAACTgagcttacaatccccaccataagaagagattgtaattggaaggatagtctccgaatgtcaattccttccccaaatcaaagaatttcctcttttagaaatgggtattcttctgtttacacttaccccttcactttaggttttaatcctccgaatgacccagttattctcgatttttgtcgtttctttaccatttgtttggcccaaattggtccattggtgtggagaacagtggcttgtttgagatatttatcatccaaggccaatgtcaatttcaccttttctcatctcattcatctataccatcccaacttaatacgccatggggttttcaccttaactgcaaggagcaaaaaagttttggtaaaccctgaggatgacaaagatcgtggatggtatatccgttACGTTGCTGTCCGTACAGTGGATttgattggcgaaacaaatattccctttcctgagaagtggaattttgaacgtaagtttccttttatttaccgtacctacttttgagaatttcaaaagaatattgtttttaacctcgtcccttcttgtttttttgtagcaaccatgggagatgtggagcctattcccaactttcgtggttgggtagactcacttttgaagattgctactagggagcagagaacttggaaatcaatttcttctttacatggctggaaagtcaaaacacatggtatccccccctttttttttttaaattttttttgttttacatgttaagcactttttcctcaactttaatcatgtatatccatcttttaatcaggatttggcattagaggaatgacagctgaagtagctatggccattcgcataTCTGCGAATGCTGCTCTGGATTTagataaggctcgagccttgctgcctaaaagaaaagctacaaaggaaagttctgaagaagaagaggagggtacctccctaattaccaggccaagggccaggagacgaataatcattgataatgaaattgaaaacactcctgctcgtacctccgccaccgagcctgttttgattcaatcTGATGAGGATGCCGAACTaagagataataatgagtcaattcagcacctttttgacagtggtttcgggagtggcgagctcggacctgtttttgatgaagctcctctttcctcatttgttcctatttcctccattcctctgcCTGCCGTAAGTGTTTCTTTACCAGCTTTAACAACTTCCGTTTGTTTGCCAATTTCTACTGCTCCTATATCTGTTCCCTTGActgcttcaaccgcacctgcTTCTGCTCCGGTGttggtttctacatcttttccctccattccttccattccttccgctgctcctcttccctctgttcatcatacagagacaggttctagcagcggaaatatgacaatgagaagtgttactttggaggttcctgccaatcatagcctccTGAGGAAAACCGGCagagccgatgtttggctcgaacctctaattggagatatcgagaagaagaagatggagagccatagctgctcaactttgatgaacgacgtagttcattctactttgaaggtatttctaccaacaagtttttttttaaattatcttcaatttctcatttccatgacttacctctgtaggctaaccttattAGCACGGAATTAATGAGAAGAATTTCCTTACTAGAAAGAAAAGCTCGTGAGTCTGAAAAGTCTGTCCACGAGGCTGAGGAAATAGCTAGGGGAGCCCAACTTGAAGCAACCAACTGGAAGGAGCAGTTCAAAAATGCTCAAGGGACTATAGAAgagttgcaagaagataaaaACCTCCTAgagcagcaaaaccgtggtttaACTTTTGAACTGGCAACAGTCAAAGCCtcttcaagccaattgaaaagagacaaagagcttttggaatgctctttgtcagaacaattatccagagctagtgaagaagttagagagctgaaggcacttttggctaaaaaggaagaatatgcaggagagttagtgcaaaccttgactcaagctcaggctgacttacagacttcttctgacgagattcaagccttgaagagttctcattcttctcttgaagcttcccttgattcccatttagttgaaaaccaaattttaaaaaacgatcttgctatgtgggaaaggaatatggacttctagaggaaaattttaacatagaagtgagttgggcttttctgaattctcgtcgtgatgctttgacggaagctgctcaagagggttttgacttgcagtctaAACTGGACAAAGTCatagataccatcgagaaaagccaaCAGTCTACTAATACTCCTTCTCCTGCCCTTAAAGTTCCTGAAAATGTTGCTATTCCAGCttcagagggtgaaacttctacaACCCAGTCTGTGGAAGTTGAAGCTTCCGTGACAACCCCCTCaattgaatgatggttttatcccttagttttttttaaaggattttttggtgaaagtccccagttatcataatggggcacttgtataaacttttattgactaagtttctacttagtctttttaattatatcaagaagttttattagtacttcaatgtgttctaCTCTTGCCTTTTCtttacttatttaggacttatagaatagtttagcatttttatcctttgaaaatgctttatgattcttcccATGACTTATtgacatgaggcttataaaagagggcccttttattttatcgacacttaatgaagaagacgtctcaactttaTAATGGTGTTAAAATACGATGAAAGTAATAGGAAaacacacgttttgtatgaaacaactttggcaagttttcaTTCATAAACTtttacatgtattacaatacatctacaacttttctcgtaactgtttttcttgtaacagatttgtaaataatataaactaaacaaGGTTTTTTtttataacctgtttcagtacatagtcatgaccctatctttatatgttaagaagggtttgagaggtgactttgtttatgagtttgagagatgactctgttgttctcatgaatgctgaagacttcgtaacttctTCTCAACACTTGCTTCTTGTGGCCGATTTTTATTCGATACTCGTATCTATTTCTTTGCACctatctgtgtataatatgtagtccccaAAGTGTTTGaacggtgaagtatgaagcctcgagcacttgtttatttcttttactttggcccttttcctgaaacagaaagatatacgggactcCACGGtgtgattatagatgaagactgcctaactcgtgtgtatttccatcagattaattgtaaccctgggctaggaatttaagcatactccattttgccttgcaggttgtgactcatcatttggcacgagttaggatatttagcctagcatcta contains:
- the LOC142174619 gene encoding uncharacterized protein LOC142174619 yields the protein MDKGFNPPNDPVILDFCRFFTICLAQIGPLVWRTVACLRYLSSKANVNFTFSHLIHLYHPNLIRHGVFTLTARSKKVLVNPEDDKDRGWYIRYVAVRTVDLIGETNIPFPEKWNFEPTMGDVEPIPNFRGWVDSLLKIATREQRTWKSISSLHGWKVKTHGFGIRGMTAEVAMAIRISANAALDLDKARALLPKRKATKESSEEEEEGTSLITRPRARRRIIIDNEIENTPARTSATEPVLIQSDEDAELRDNNESIQHLFDSALTTSVCLPISTAPISVPLTASTAPASAPVLANLISTELMRRISLLERKARESEKSVHEAEEIARGAQLEATNWKEQFKNAQGTIEELQEDKNLLEQQNRGLTFELSKLDKVIDTIEKSQQSTNTPSPALKVPENVAIPASEGETSTTQSVEVEASVTTPSIE